CATAGAAATGTTGCTAGATCAAAGGGTGTTTTTGCTGCTTATAAAGCGTGGTATTTTGGTCTTTTAATATCTCTTCTACTTTCAATAGCTTCTCGTGGATCAATTGTTTTTGTTGTTCCAGGTGCTGTAGAGATTTACATGCCTATTTACATACCATCTATAGAGTCTAGCATTGCTGTTGCAGGTCCCTTGACAAATGCCATTATTTCTCTTATATGCATTCCATTAACAAAAATTCATGGTGTTTCTGTATATGCATCTGTTGTTGGCTATGTGAACTCGTTTCTAGCATTCTTCAATCTCTTGCC
The DNA window shown above is from Ignisphaera cupida and carries:
- a CDS encoding M50 family metallopeptidase is translated as MNFRELVDLFISASVVFIAFSFQYLISFNYKMTTAYLLATITAFVFHELAHRNVARSKGVFAAYKAWYFGLLISLLLSIASRGSIVFVVPGAVEIYMPIYIPSIESSIAVAGPLTNAIISLICIPLTKIHGVSVYASVVGYVNSFLAFFNLLPIPPLDGYKVIRHDITKWVFAMALSIASLIFYWFFE